In Synergistaceae bacterium, one DNA window encodes the following:
- a CDS encoding Nif11-like leader peptide family natural product precursor, whose protein sequence is MTDNVKKFLEAVSQDEALKDAMKSAKGFDAIVKLAASRGFAITAEDLAPSETSELSEDEMAAVSGGTGFFAAKVTSSCRCQNYGSGLTWELSCDCSGSGTGINTNNGHERCWCSSEGLGLA, encoded by the coding sequence ATGACAGATAACGTAAAGAAGTTTCTTGAAGCAGTGTCGCAGGATGAGGCACTCAAGGATGCGATGAAGAGTGCGAAGGGCTTTGATGCGATCGTGAAGCTGGCGGCTTCTCGAGGGTTCGCGATTACGGCGGAGGACTTAGCTCCCTCAGAGACATCCGAGCTCTCGGAGGACGAGATGGCGGCAGTGTCGGGCGGAACAGGGTTTTTCGCTGCGAAAGTAACCAGCTCCTGCAGATGCCAGAACTACGGCTCAGGCCTGACGTGGGAGCTCTCCTGCGACTGCTCAGGCAGCGGAACAGGTATCAACACCAACAACGGGCACGAAAGATGCTGGTGTTCTTCTGAAGGGCTCGGACTAGCGTAG
- a CDS encoding radical SAM protein, which yields MAGVKEDSGLEESADALITAKVPSYRLKDNFLLRGWERLPYALVDANTGGAMFLTPAQWDAINLCDSTVDVSLPLISDKTRSIIADAQANGIVEPCAPGQALTDIQKYRKYPARYIKQAHWSITGRCNYRCKHCFMSAPSAKFSELPHSTIMDIVNQLGDCGVMNVSLTGGEPLVRPDFLEIVDALLERGIHIRTIYSNGALVNETLLRELDRRNIHPEFNMSYDGVGWHDWLRGVSGAEEAVDRAFALCRDNGFPTGAEMCLHTRNKHTLRESIRHMGKLGVRSVKTNPVSNSGEWLKNGYGESFTNRELYQLYLDYIPHYYEDGMPMGIMLGGFFMADQREPDMFHIPSYKPDCDPETFCMCGHARLVMYIAPDGRTLPCTSLSGFEIQEKFPLITEQGLAQCITDSYYMSIINTRASEYFALHDDCRECRYSRCCYGGCRADAFGDGNGLMGKSRSSCELFKGGWVDRIIDAVRKCRPGATSPVMDNPLWQN from the coding sequence ATGGCAGGGGTGAAGGAGGATTCGGGGCTGGAGGAGTCTGCGGATGCTCTAATTACGGCGAAGGTGCCTAGTTACAGGCTGAAAGATAATTTTCTGCTCAGGGGCTGGGAACGTCTGCCTTATGCTCTTGTTGACGCAAACACCGGCGGGGCAATGTTCCTCACGCCCGCTCAGTGGGACGCAATAAATCTCTGCGACAGTACTGTTGATGTCTCTCTCCCTCTCATCTCCGACAAGACACGCTCAATCATCGCCGACGCACAGGCAAACGGCATCGTAGAACCCTGCGCTCCCGGCCAAGCCCTCACCGACATCCAGAAGTACCGCAAATATCCCGCCCGATACATCAAGCAAGCCCACTGGTCAATCACTGGCCGGTGCAACTACAGGTGCAAGCACTGCTTCATGTCCGCACCGAGCGCGAAGTTCAGCGAGCTTCCGCACAGTACAATCATGGACATCGTGAACCAGCTCGGGGACTGCGGCGTGATGAACGTATCGCTGACTGGCGGAGAACCCCTCGTGAGGCCGGACTTCCTCGAGATCGTTGACGCACTCCTTGAGCGCGGAATACACATCAGGACAATCTACAGCAATGGAGCATTAGTCAATGAAACCCTGTTGCGTGAGCTCGACAGAAGGAACATTCACCCGGAGTTCAATATGAGCTATGACGGCGTAGGCTGGCACGATTGGCTGAGAGGAGTCAGCGGAGCAGAAGAAGCAGTGGACAGAGCGTTTGCTCTCTGCAGGGACAACGGCTTCCCGACGGGGGCGGAGATGTGCCTTCATACCCGCAACAAGCACACCCTCAGAGAAAGTATCCGGCACATGGGGAAGCTGGGTGTTAGGAGCGTCAAGACTAACCCCGTCTCCAACTCCGGCGAATGGCTCAAAAACGGTTACGGAGAGTCATTCACGAACCGTGAGCTTTATCAGCTGTACCTTGACTATATCCCGCACTACTATGAAGACGGTATGCCGATGGGAATAATGCTCGGCGGCTTCTTCATGGCTGACCAAAGAGAGCCGGATATGTTTCACATTCCCTCGTACAAGCCGGACTGCGACCCCGAAACCTTCTGCATGTGCGGGCATGCAAGGCTGGTCATGTACATCGCTCCCGACGGAAGAACCCTGCCGTGTACGTCGCTCTCCGGCTTCGAGATTCAGGAGAAGTTCCCCCTCATCACCGAACAGGGACTCGCGCAGTGCATCACTGACTCATACTACATGAGCATCATCAACACGCGGGCAAGCGAGTACTTCGCGCTTCACGACGACTGCAGGGAGTGCCGGTACTCTCGGTGCTGTTACGGCGGATGTCGGGCTGATGCTTTCGGCGACGGCAATGGCCTGATGGGGAAATCACGCTCTTCTTGCGAGTTGTTCAAGGGCGGATGGGTTGATAGAATCATTGATGCCGTAAGGAAGTGTCGGCCGGGCGCAACATCTCCCGTCATGGACAATCCATTGTGGCAGAATTAG
- a CDS encoding Nif11 family protein, with protein MKKFLEAVSKDEALLEEFKALADGTPKDTDAMAAAAVEFAGKHGLTLTADDFKPSEMEELSEDEMKAVAGGATCTCNPQGTGTFLIFSVPFSTCYCDGRGEGGFGAGGVCGCSNYGEGA; from the coding sequence ATGAAGAAGTTTCTTGAGGCTGTCTCGAAGGACGAGGCACTGCTAGAAGAGTTCAAGGCTCTCGCGGACGGCACGCCGAAGGACACCGACGCTATGGCGGCAGCGGCAGTCGAGTTCGCGGGCAAGCACGGGCTCACGCTCACTGCGGACGACTTCAAGCCCTCAGAGATGGAGGAACTCAGCGAGGACGAGATGAAGGCTGTTGCTGGCGGTGCAACGTGCACGTGTAATCCTCAGGGAACTGGAACTTTTTTGATTTTCTCTGTTCCGTTCAGCACGTGCTACTGCGATGGCAGGGGTGAAGGAGGATTCGGGGCTGGAGGAGTCTGCGGATGCTCTAATTACGGCGAAGGTGCCTAG
- a CDS encoding alpha/beta fold hydrolase: MKKCVVAVMLVLSFTMAAFGETIPVQIDGAVGKLSAVIQKPEGDKMPMVMLLHGFTGSKTNRPLTDTADLLEKNGIASIRFDFNGHGDSEGDFVNMTVLNEIEDARKVFEYVKALDYVSSVAIGGHSQGGVVTSMLAGELGAENVKAVVLFAPAAVLRDDAIRGNVMGTAYDAGNPPESVKIFGRFDLGREYMVTSQTLPIYETAAKFTGPACVIHGTGDRIVPYTYGERYYKGYKNGELHLINGADHGFTGFEEDAAELAVSFLKKQLHE, from the coding sequence ATGAAGAAATGTGTTGTTGCGGTAATGTTGGTGCTGTCGTTCACGATGGCGGCATTCGGCGAGACGATACCCGTCCAGATCGACGGAGCAGTCGGGAAACTCTCGGCAGTTATCCAGAAGCCCGAAGGCGACAAGATGCCGATGGTGATGCTGCTTCACGGGTTCACCGGCAGCAAGACCAACCGCCCCTTAACGGACACTGCTGACCTCCTCGAGAAGAACGGCATTGCGTCGATACGCTTCGACTTTAATGGGCACGGCGACAGTGAAGGCGACTTCGTGAACATGACGGTACTCAATGAGATTGAGGACGCGCGCAAAGTCTTCGAGTACGTCAAGGCTCTGGACTACGTGTCGTCGGTCGCAATCGGCGGGCACTCTCAGGGCGGAGTCGTAACCAGTATGCTGGCCGGAGAGCTCGGAGCAGAGAACGTGAAAGCCGTCGTGCTGTTCGCCCCTGCGGCAGTCCTGCGGGACGATGCGATTCGCGGCAACGTCATGGGCACTGCTTACGATGCCGGAAACCCGCCCGAGAGCGTGAAGATTTTCGGTCGCTTCGACTTGGGACGTGAATACATGGTTACGTCGCAGACACTCCCGATCTACGAGACTGCGGCCAAGTTCACTGGCCCGGCGTGCGTGATTCACGGCACAGGCGACAGAATCGTACCCTACACTTACGGCGAACGTTACTACAAGGGCTACAAGAACGGAGAGCTTCACCTCATCAACGGTGCAGATCACGGCTTCACTGGCTTCGAGGAAGATGCGGCGGAACTTGCGGTGTCCTTCCTGAAGAAACAGCTTCATGAATAA
- a CDS encoding threonine/serine exporter family protein codes for MNNIDYIISFCVNLARQMIVSGANLERVHLAVEVICKSYGLRDVSIFFLSNYISLGAYDPEGNYSYRQASIPPAGIHLDRLRKLNQLSYKIAEITPQPKLLDKMLHRAMDTKSYSNLVVLLGRIVAMSCLCFMFGGTVNELFPVAAVTALIHFLMPVLENSGLDRIVSNALTMYISASAALMFVYSGFSSNLPVIMITVSMIVIPGIPLVNAMRNLLCGRENNGILQMLKIFIETMALGMGMYVAIAMFGHNAIQNAEHVVAMTDPVILVVLSYIASVGFGIVFMIPPKDLWLAGLGGALARLALVSLTPVTDNRLLFVTLSAMAAALYAEFLAVTRKQPSTYFVYPSIIPLIPGDLFFFAMVGLYLGDRASVESYGVNCLLSLAGLSIGFVLSSTVAHHVRRSYYRSSFSTPHQ; via the coding sequence ATGAATAATATCGATTACATCATATCTTTCTGCGTAAACCTCGCGCGGCAGATGATAGTCTCGGGCGCAAACCTCGAGCGCGTTCACCTCGCCGTCGAGGTCATCTGCAAGTCCTACGGCCTCCGCGACGTGAGCATCTTCTTCCTGAGCAACTATATTTCTCTGGGAGCTTATGACCCAGAAGGAAACTACTCCTACCGGCAGGCCTCAATTCCTCCGGCAGGAATCCACCTCGACAGGCTGCGGAAACTTAACCAGCTCTCCTACAAGATAGCGGAGATTACCCCACAGCCCAAGCTCCTCGACAAGATGCTTCATCGCGCAATGGACACCAAGAGCTACAGCAATCTTGTTGTGCTTCTCGGCAGGATCGTCGCGATGTCGTGCCTGTGCTTCATGTTCGGCGGGACGGTCAATGAGCTATTCCCCGTCGCGGCGGTAACTGCACTGATTCACTTCCTCATGCCCGTGCTCGAGAACTCAGGCCTTGACCGCATCGTCAGCAATGCCCTCACTATGTACATATCTGCTTCTGCGGCGTTGATGTTCGTGTATTCGGGCTTCAGCAGCAATCTTCCCGTGATTATGATCACCGTCTCGATGATAGTAATTCCCGGCATCCCTCTCGTGAACGCAATGCGCAACCTCCTCTGCGGGCGCGAGAACAACGGCATTCTTCAGATGCTGAAGATATTTATTGAGACGATGGCTCTTGGAATGGGAATGTATGTAGCTATCGCGATGTTCGGGCACAACGCCATTCAGAACGCAGAACATGTAGTCGCAATGACTGACCCGGTGATTCTGGTGGTGCTGTCGTACATTGCCTCTGTGGGGTTCGGGATTGTGTTCATGATTCCGCCTAAAGATTTATGGCTCGCGGGGCTGGGCGGAGCACTGGCAAGGCTTGCGCTGGTCAGCCTCACTCCAGTAACGGACAACCGTCTGCTGTTCGTAACATTGTCGGCAATGGCGGCGGCACTTTACGCGGAGTTCTTGGCCGTAACGCGCAAACAGCCTTCAACGTACTTCGTCTATCCGTCAATAATCCCGCTGATACCCGGCGACTTGTTCTTCTTCGCGATGGTTGGGCTGTATCTGGGCGACAGGGCGAGCGTTGAGAGTTACGGGGTGAACTGTCTGCTGTCATTGGCCGGACTGAGCATCGGGTTCGTGCTGAGCTCGACGGTTGCGCACCACGTCAGGAGAAGTTACTACAGGAGCAGCTTCTCTACACCTCATCAATAA
- a CDS encoding WYL domain-containing protein has translation MSKDIGSERYRRILDLVAFLKRSGGKATRRAIEQNVGGYAKDGGGTYRQNRMLQNDLTFMRNFMGAEIDYDHRSGLYVLKHEGSLLVNIEATPAEIEALSAGLKMASHFLPHLKKDALKLWAKIANYIPADLAGQGEALAEATLAAIPVEPVNPELFKALTDARNAGQAVQIRYTSPGKDARKWVISPYDFYFRGSAWYMISFNHKHGALSTHRISRITRVYPSGERYIPPTEGGFSAEYTASAWYVSPGTERHRIRLRLKGGLAGSALLVKWHPSQKTEEQEDGSVILTAEVPHLDDVARWVLAGAPNAKVIEPPALKCIVRNMAMKIIDEV, from the coding sequence GTGTCAAAAGATATAGGCTCTGAACGTTACAGGAGAATCCTCGACCTCGTAGCTTTCCTGAAACGCAGCGGCGGGAAGGCGACACGCAGAGCCATTGAACAGAACGTAGGCGGTTACGCGAAGGACGGCGGAGGAACTTACCGGCAGAATCGGATGCTGCAGAATGACTTGACGTTCATGCGCAACTTCATGGGGGCGGAAATTGATTACGACCACAGAAGCGGCCTCTACGTCCTCAAGCATGAAGGCTCTCTGCTGGTGAACATCGAGGCCACGCCCGCAGAGATTGAGGCACTCAGCGCGGGGCTGAAGATGGCTTCACACTTCCTGCCCCACCTGAAGAAGGACGCTCTGAAGCTCTGGGCGAAAATCGCTAACTACATTCCCGCAGACTTGGCCGGACAAGGTGAAGCACTCGCAGAAGCCACGCTCGCCGCGATTCCTGTCGAACCGGTGAACCCCGAACTCTTCAAGGCACTCACGGATGCGCGCAACGCAGGGCAGGCTGTGCAGATACGCTACACTTCTCCGGGCAAAGACGCGAGGAAGTGGGTAATCTCTCCGTACGATTTCTACTTCAGAGGCAGCGCGTGGTACATGATCTCCTTCAACCACAAGCACGGGGCATTAAGCACCCACAGAATCAGCCGCATAACGAGGGTATATCCTTCTGGGGAGAGGTACATTCCGCCTACAGAAGGAGGCTTCAGCGCGGAATACACAGCATCAGCGTGGTACGTTTCGCCCGGAACGGAGCGGCACAGAATACGCCTGAGGCTCAAAGGAGGGCTTGCGGGGTCTGCTTTGCTGGTGAAGTGGCATCCTTCACAGAAGACAGAAGAACAAGAAGACGGAAGCGTAATCCTCACTGCGGAAGTGCCGCATCTTGACGACGTTGCGAGGTGGGTATTGGCCGGAGCTCCGAACGCTAAGGTCATAGAGCCTCCGGCACTGAAATGCATCGTTCGCAATATGGCGATGAAGATTATTGATGAGGTGTAG
- a CDS encoding ankyrin repeat domain-containing protein — MAIIRDGAKCTEDEFKQSLRGDLFHNVWSDDSQLAFINEMHCLMLGQSIMTPAELELIAYTYAGDTESVRRILSSAPGININVQTRVGRYTPLIIAADEGWIELVRLLLESGADPEVKNHMGRTALFVAAQGVLMCVEPLLEYGADPNITDKVGNEAFAKIFESTLEDITFDMVRLMLKHGADVDARNSAEQTPLMLCIKGNEIFPELRREMAKLLLEHGADVHARDDCGCSPMFYAVNNGRDEELIDILLDAGADMTEGHSDEYNRIRARIWGTFSPEDFVTYDDKDDDDEEDDDEGEGLDD; from the coding sequence ATGGCTATTATCCGCGACGGCGCGAAATGCACGGAAGACGAGTTTAAGCAGTCCCTGCGGGGAGACCTTTTTCACAACGTGTGGAGTGATGACAGCCAGCTGGCATTCATCAACGAAATGCATTGCCTGATGCTCGGACAAAGTATCATGACCCCAGCCGAGCTGGAACTTATCGCCTACACGTATGCAGGTGATACCGAGTCGGTACGGCGTATCCTCAGCTCTGCGCCCGGCATCAACATAAACGTTCAGACGAGAGTCGGGCGGTACACCCCGCTGATTATAGCGGCAGACGAAGGGTGGATCGAGCTGGTTCGGCTTCTCCTCGAGTCAGGAGCAGACCCCGAAGTCAAGAACCACATGGGAAGAACCGCGCTGTTCGTGGCCGCACAAGGTGTGCTCATGTGCGTAGAACCTCTGCTTGAATACGGAGCGGACCCGAACATTACGGACAAGGTAGGCAATGAGGCATTCGCAAAAATCTTCGAGAGCACGCTTGAGGACATAACGTTCGATATGGTCAGGCTCATGCTGAAGCACGGAGCAGATGTCGACGCACGCAACTCCGCTGAACAGACACCTCTGATGCTGTGCATAAAGGGGAACGAAATTTTTCCCGAGCTGCGCAGAGAAATGGCAAAGCTCCTCCTTGAGCATGGTGCTGACGTTCACGCTAGGGATGACTGCGGCTGCTCTCCGATGTTTTACGCGGTGAATAACGGCAGGGATGAAGAACTGATAGATATTCTCCTTGATGCCGGAGCAGACATGACGGAAGGGCACAGCGACGAGTACAACAGGATCAGGGCCAGGATATGGGGCACGTTCAGCCCTGAAGATTTCGTAACATACGACGATAAAGATGATGATGACGAGGAAGACGACGACGAAGGAGAAGGGCTCGATGACTGA
- the malQ gene encoding 4-alpha-glucanotransferase has product MADKRGAGILLPVTSLPSPYGIGDFGPEALRFAEFLHDAGQSMWQVLPMTTIDPGCGNSPYSPTSAFAGNYLLVSPELLVEDGLLLSDELKRFAAKYDFSANPERVDYESAREFKTEILKAAYKHYMRSTSCDCEEFVHDTEWLEDFALFSVIKHVQGGSAWTEWPEELRHRDPKALADFKAEYSEEIALQEFCQYIFFDQISRLREHLNDLHIELVGDMPLYVTMDCADVWQKPGLFDLDEDLNPVTVAGVPPDYFSADGQLWGNPCYKWEAHEADGFDWWIRRLKNLLSMFDRVRIDHFRGLVAYWAVPAGEITAKNGEWVDVPHKEFFAALEENFPEMPFWAENLGIITPDVEEVRCNYAMPGMTVLHFAWGNPADNPYAPHNHTRNSVVYTGTHDNNTSRGWFENDATEDEIKNFASYIGRDVMDGYIFTSEVTRLAVSSVADTAVIPMQDYLRLGAEARINVPSTASGNWAWRMKADAIPDGLADRIRAACKLYGRVRKED; this is encoded by the coding sequence ATGGCTGATAAACGCGGTGCAGGAATATTGCTGCCTGTTACGTCGCTTCCGTCGCCGTACGGAATAGGAGACTTCGGGCCCGAAGCACTGAGGTTCGCTGAGTTTCTTCATGATGCCGGGCAAAGCATGTGGCAGGTTCTCCCCATGACGACAATAGACCCGGGCTGCGGGAACTCTCCCTACAGTCCGACGAGCGCGTTTGCGGGGAATTATCTTCTCGTGAGCCCGGAACTGCTCGTGGAAGACGGCCTGCTTCTGTCCGACGAACTGAAGAGGTTTGCGGCAAAGTATGACTTCAGCGCGAACCCTGAACGTGTGGATTACGAGTCAGCGCGTGAGTTCAAGACGGAGATTCTGAAGGCGGCGTACAAACATTACATGAGAAGCACGAGCTGCGACTGTGAAGAGTTTGTGCATGACACGGAATGGCTCGAGGACTTTGCGCTGTTCAGCGTGATAAAGCACGTGCAGGGAGGTTCAGCGTGGACGGAATGGCCGGAAGAACTCAGGCACAGAGACCCGAAAGCTCTCGCTGACTTCAAGGCCGAGTACTCGGAGGAAATAGCACTGCAGGAGTTCTGTCAGTACATATTCTTCGACCAGATAAGCAGGCTCCGCGAGCACCTCAACGACCTTCACATAGAGCTTGTGGGAGATATGCCCCTCTATGTAACGATGGACTGTGCCGACGTGTGGCAGAAGCCCGGCCTCTTTGACCTCGACGAAGACCTCAACCCCGTAACAGTCGCGGGAGTTCCGCCGGATTACTTCAGCGCGGACGGACAGCTCTGGGGCAACCCGTGCTACAAGTGGGAAGCTCACGAGGCAGACGGCTTTGACTGGTGGATACGCAGGCTGAAGAATCTGCTCTCGATGTTCGACAGGGTAAGGATAGACCACTTCAGGGGGCTAGTGGCATACTGGGCAGTTCCTGCAGGCGAGATTACGGCCAAGAACGGCGAGTGGGTTGACGTTCCGCACAAAGAGTTCTTCGCGGCACTGGAAGAGAACTTCCCGGAGATGCCTTTCTGGGCGGAGAACTTGGGGATAATCACGCCGGATGTTGAAGAAGTCCGCTGTAATTACGCAATGCCGGGCATGACCGTGCTTCACTTCGCGTGGGGAAATCCAGCCGACAACCCTTACGCTCCGCACAACCACACCCGCAACAGCGTAGTGTACACAGGAACTCACGACAACAACACCTCGCGCGGATGGTTCGAGAATGACGCGACGGAGGACGAGATAAAGAACTTCGCTTCGTATATCGGCCGCGACGTAATGGACGGCTACATCTTCACGTCAGAGGTTACGAGGCTGGCAGTGAGTTCGGTTGCGGACACGGCAGTGATTCCAATGCAGGACTATCTGCGTCTCGGTGCAGAAGCGCGCATCAACGTGCCTTCAACAGCGTCGGGAAACTGGGCGTGGAGGATGAAGGCTGACGCGATTCCTGACGGACTGGCCGACAGAATACGTGCCGCCTGCAAGCTCTACGGCAGAGTTCGCAAGGAAGACTAG
- a CDS encoding amidohydrolase family protein encodes MQTRNDTQKLSLINGIIHTPTSTASCITFEHGRIVSIDDEAAALNGKVIDLQGKTVLPAFCDTSLDFFGWAEDQERLSLSTVRSLQEFTGALTAYQQSNPEPLRGWYIAQGLPESVNISRDDIDAVIPSRPCAVIGAKRTHAVLNTPAMSEFNMPQDNIELDGLAQHLPPLSTNDILYLIRTYSPKVNALGISEVWIDAYTDAGKIWDIFSSEAYGELSFRVRLNFGFDEVISMNEFLASGLRTGDGLPMCRLGGILVRDDLKQEDQKNMITSAHLSGCQVIADNSQYSINVLERIIKKFPKNPRHLVRSSSFNSKLIDRMRILGLGGISTSSSEDNELHSAFMNGIVISAGSGQVLASPMKKTGLMVSAGLSVAEAVSVYSWASAWNGSTEMRRGELTVGNDADVAVAEKDPFSAKPEEIAGIDVAMTFCAGVKVYDKNDS; translated from the coding sequence GTGCAGACCCGTAACGACACACAGAAACTTTCGCTCATCAACGGCATCATCCATACACCGACCTCAACAGCCTCATGTATAACGTTCGAGCATGGCCGTATAGTCTCGATTGACGACGAAGCCGCCGCACTTAACGGCAAAGTCATCGACCTTCAGGGCAAAACGGTGCTGCCTGCGTTCTGCGACACGAGCCTGGATTTTTTCGGCTGGGCAGAAGACCAGGAACGGCTCAGCCTCAGTACTGTGCGTTCACTGCAGGAGTTCACCGGCGCGCTGACCGCGTACCAGCAGAGCAACCCTGAGCCTCTGCGGGGGTGGTACATTGCGCAAGGCCTGCCCGAGAGCGTGAACATCTCCCGCGACGACATTGATGCTGTAATTCCTTCACGTCCCTGCGCTGTCATAGGCGCGAAAAGAACGCACGCAGTCCTGAACACGCCCGCAATGAGCGAGTTCAACATGCCGCAGGACAACATAGAGCTTGACGGCCTAGCACAGCACCTTCCTCCGCTGAGCACGAATGACATCCTCTACCTCATCAGGACGTATTCCCCGAAGGTGAACGCACTGGGAATCTCTGAGGTGTGGATTGACGCGTATACGGATGCCGGAAAGATATGGGACATCTTTTCGTCGGAGGCTTATGGAGAGTTGAGCTTCAGGGTACGGCTGAACTTCGGCTTTGATGAAGTAATAAGCATGAATGAATTTCTCGCGTCAGGCCTGAGGACCGGCGACGGGCTTCCGATGTGCAGGCTCGGCGGCATTCTGGTGAGGGATGACCTCAAGCAGGAAGACCAGAAGAACATGATAACGAGCGCGCACCTTTCGGGCTGTCAGGTTATCGCCGACAACAGCCAGTACAGCATCAACGTTCTCGAGCGCATCATCAAGAAGTTCCCCAAGAATCCCAGACACCTCGTGAGGAGCAGCAGCTTCAACAGCAAGCTCATCGACCGCATGAGGATACTCGGTCTCGGAGGAATCTCCACCTCAAGCAGCGAGGACAACGAGCTTCATTCTGCGTTCATGAACGGCATAGTGATTTCTGCGGGCTCAGGGCAGGTGCTGGCTTCACCGATGAAGAAGACCGGCCTCATGGTTTCCGCAGGGCTGAGCGTTGCTGAAGCTGTGAGCGTGTATTCATGGGCTTCGGCGTGGAACGGCAGTACGGAGATGCGCAGGGGCGAGCTTACTGTCGGGAATGATGCTGATGTTGCGGTCGCGGAAAAAGATCCCTTCTCGGCCAAGCCTGAGGAGATCGCCGGAATTGATGTAGCGATGACTTTCTGTGCCGGAGTCAAGGTCTACGACAAGAACGATTCATAA
- a CDS encoding iron-only hydrogenase system regulator: METRVAVMSIIVEDTSSIEELNGILHEYRDYIIGRMGLPYKPKHINLISIAIDAPQDVISALSGRIGNLEGVSVKAAFSK, encoded by the coding sequence ATGGAAACGCGCGTAGCAGTCATGAGCATCATTGTTGAGGACACGTCGTCAATCGAGGAGCTCAACGGAATACTTCACGAGTACAGGGACTACATAATAGGGAGGATGGGGCTTCCCTACAAGCCGAAGCACATAAACCTGATAAGCATAGCCATTGATGCCCCGCAGGACGTAATCTCCGCGTTGTCAGGGAGAATCGGCAACCTTGAGGGCGTGAGCGTTAAGGCCGCCTTCTCGAAGTGA
- the hydE gene encoding [FeFe] hydrogenase H-cluster radical SAM maturase HydE translates to MNAELIRKLAETHSLSLYEYEELITGRDDSDARLLRSLAVEARQRIYGNDVYVRGLIEISNICRNDCLYCGIRRSNPNAERYRLTPEEIISCSDEGYRLGFMTFVLQGGEDSYFTDEVLGGIVREIKARHPDCAITLSMGERSRESYAYLRGCGADRYLLRHETADPEHYARLHPSGMSWEHRMNCLRELRELGYAVGCGFMVGSPYQIAATLARDLKFIEEFKPEMCGIGPFIPHKDTPFKNEPAGTLELTCFLLSVIRLIHPPVLLPATTALGTIDPLGREKGIMAGANVVMPNLSPVSVRKKYELYDNKICTGEESAQCRDCLSRRMESIGYHVVTCRGDIIR, encoded by the coding sequence GTGAACGCAGAACTAATCCGCAAGCTCGCAGAGACTCACTCGCTGAGCCTCTACGAGTACGAGGAACTTATCACCGGCCGGGACGACTCGGACGCGAGGCTTCTGCGTTCTCTTGCGGTTGAAGCACGTCAGAGAATCTACGGCAATGATGTTTACGTGAGGGGCTTAATCGAAATCTCCAACATCTGCCGCAATGACTGTCTTTACTGCGGAATACGACGGAGCAACCCTAACGCTGAACGTTACCGCCTCACGCCTGAGGAGATAATCTCGTGCAGTGATGAAGGGTACAGGCTGGGGTTCATGACGTTCGTGCTTCAGGGCGGAGAGGACTCGTACTTCACTGATGAGGTGCTAGGCGGAATCGTGAGGGAGATTAAGGCGCGGCATCCCGACTGCGCAATCACCCTATCAATGGGCGAACGTTCACGGGAAAGCTACGCGTACCTTCGCGGGTGCGGGGCTGACAGATACCTTCTGCGCCACGAGACCGCTGACCCGGAGCACTACGCGCGCCTTCACCCGTCCGGCATGTCGTGGGAACACCGCATGAACTGTCTCCGCGAACTCCGGGAGCTGGGTTACGCTGTGGGGTGCGGGTTCATGGTAGGAAGTCCGTACCAGATTGCGGCGACTCTTGCGCGGGACTTGAAGTTCATCGAGGAGTTCAAGCCGGAGATGTGCGGTATCGGGCCGTTCATTCCGCACAAGGATACGCCGTTCAAGAACGAGCCAGCAGGTACTCTTGAGCTCACGTGCTTTCTGCTCTCGGTGATACGTCTGATTCACCCGCCCGTTCTCCTTCCTGCGACGACTGCGCTGGGAACGATTGACCCTCTCGGCCGTGAGAAGGGAATTATGGCGGGGGCTAATGTCGTGATGCCGAATCTGTCTCCCGTGAGTGTGCGGAAGAAGTACGAGCTCTACGACAACAAGATTTGCACGGGAGAAGAGTCCGCGCAGTGCAGAGACTGCCTGAGCAGAAGGATGGAGAGCATAGGCTATCATGTAGTAACCTGCAGAGGAGATATAATCCGTTAA